The following coding sequences lie in one Fusarium poae strain DAOMC 252244 chromosome 1, whole genome shotgun sequence genomic window:
- a CDS encoding hypothetical protein (TransMembrane:1 (o6-26i)) — protein sequence MGWAPFIWVGLVSCMMLGLGLAFILVPRFPWDQFFDNISPKQLMAPRKAQAQPEQLSSQSCGQSTPPMRRR from the exons ATGGGCTGGGCACCGTTCATCTGGGTCGGCCTCGTTTCCTGTATGATGCTCGGGCTGGGATTGGCCTTTATCCTTGTCCCCAGATTCCCATGGGATCAGTTCTTTGAT AACATCTCGCCTAAGCAGCTCATGGCCCCCCGgaaggctcaggctcagccCGAGCAATTGAGCTCGCAATCTTGTGGTCAATCCACGCCACCAATGAGACGACGATAA
- a CDS encoding hypothetical protein (TransMembrane:4 (i130-146o166-186i349-370o376-395i)), producing the protein MATASDDPNRRFSTSVGSEPEIIEQHQEEAPTVSHALAEESKNFEEKGAAQLEHGDVEVKNLGWNESPQAVPHLVGGLKNEDVWTLIRRFDKQVFYVKSIQEPPLGMLDMNIADDEEFSPEKLRAQIERLYVSVLTQLFAFYKQIVRLRSWKETRRTSAFLGVYTLAWLLDILGPTLIIFLMILIWSPEARDICFPGAPPSLIDPNTGGVKTPAAGVLASDDSVTGAPEKHKGEAVEQEAHSFVTSLSTVCSGIVVSTAAGKHPQTDPDDDSAAPDPTKLTEEATEARQKSVGDNPNAEHNRAKKPVSNAVWDKARPTMHMIADFVDTWERFGNALSPAAPFHVHRPKFILIGVLVPMLLGSYFTSPYMAMKGMGFGAGFGFFGDPVITPALNFINRTYPRWEKYVELRNTILRGVPTNAQLAITLLRIGEKNKAPLPPPPTSDVPPPTEPHETAGEGLEHLEGVSQAEITAAIQPDPNVIHEDDEHDEEKSKHKKSHRIMNFIRTTAKGGVTTALAADKAKAKAGAPHAKNRLGVVKGEQPNPITGPIRFPARYKGKKGHAYITATATTPAVSWTIELEDLKPAWTVSIGEIDELKKMGGLGWKSKIIVGWAMGSEIVDGLMIKTKDGQEHHLTAVSMRDQLFNRLISMGSQMWEAW; encoded by the exons ATGGCTACAGCATCCGACGACCCTAACCGTCGGTTCTCGACAAGCGTAGGAAGTGAACCCGAAATCATCGAAcaacaccaagaagaagcccCCACCGTGAGCCATGCCCTCGCCGAAGAGAGTAAGAATTTCGAAGAAAAAGGCGCAGCTCAGCTCGAACATGGAGATGTCGAGGTCAAGAACCTGGGATGGAACGAGTCGCCTCAAGCTGTACCGCATCTCGTGGGAGGACTCAAGAATGAGGATGTGTGGACCTTGATTCGACGTTTCGATAAGCAGGTGTTTTACGTCAAGAGTATCCAGGAACCTCCCCTGGGAATGCTGGATATGAACATTGCAGATGACGAGGAGTTTTCGCCAGAGAAGCTTAGAGCGCAGATTGAGCGGCTTTACGTGTCTGTTTTGACGCAGTTGTTTGCTTTCTACAAGCAAATTGTGCGTTTGAGATCGTGGAAGGAAACTCGACGGACTTCTGCTTTCCTGGGAGTGTATACCCTTGCGTGGCTGCTCGACATTCTTGGTCCGACTCTTATCATCTTCCTCATGATTCTCATCTGGTCACCCGAAGCTCGTGATATTTGTTTCCCTGGCGCACCGCCATCACTTATTGATCCCAATACGGGAGGAGTCAAGACTCCTGCTGCTGGTGTACTCGCTTCCGATGACTCAGTCACTGGCGCGCCCGAGAAGCACAAGGGAGAAGCAGTTGAACAGGAGGCCCACAGCTTTGTGACAAGCCTTTCTACGGTATGTTCCGGT ATTGTTGTTAGCACAGCTGCTGGAAAGCACCCTCAGACAGACCCCGACGACGATAGCGCTGCTCCAGATCCAACGAAACTCACTGAAGAAGCCACCGAGGCTCGACAAAAGTCTGTCGGAGATAATCCCAATGCGGAACACAACAGGGCAAAGAAGCCTGTCTCAAATGCTGTCTGGGACAAGGCTCGCCCGACGATGCATATGATTGCTGACTTTGTCGATACATGGGAGCGATTCGGAAACGCTCTTAGTCCTGCTGCGCCTTTCCACGTTCATCGACCCAAGTTTATTCTCATTGGCGTTCTTGTGCCAATGCTCCTCGGATCGTACTTTACGTCTCCGTACATGGCCATGAAGGGTATGGGATTCGGCGCTGGCTTTGGATTCTTTGGCGATCCTGTTATCACACCTGCTTTGAACTTTATCAACAGAACGTATCCTCGCTGGGAGAAGTATGTTGAACTGCGAAACACCATTCTTCGAGGCGTCCCGACCAATGCGCAGCTGGCCATCACTCTTCTTCGTATTGgggagaagaacaaggctCCTCTGCCTCCGCCACCCACCTCAGACGTCCCTCCCCCAACTGAACCCCACGAGACTGCTGGAGAGGGTCTTGAGCATTTAG AAGGAGTATCGCAGGCCGAGATTACTGCGGCTATTCAGCCAGACCCCAATGTAATtcatgaagatgacgaaCACGATGAAGAAAAGAGCAAACATAAGAAATCGCATCGCATTATGAACTTTATCCGCACTACTGCCAAGGGCGGCGTCACAACTGCTTTGGCTGcagacaaggccaaggctaAAGCCGGCGCTCCACACGCAAAGAACCGTCTGGGTGTCGTCAAAGGCGAGCAACCCAATCCCATCACCGGACCCATCCGTTTCCCAGCGCGATACAAGGGTAAGAAGGGTCATGCGTACATCACAGCTACGGCTACAACACCGGCTGTTAGCTGGACGATTGAGCTTGAAGACCTGAAGCCTGCATGGACTGTGTCAATTGGGGAGATTGAtgagttgaagaagatgggtGGTCTTGGGTGGAAGAGCAAAATCATTGTTGGATGGGCGATGGGTAGTGAGATTGTGGATGGATTGATGATCAAGACAAAGGATGGACAGGAACATCACCTCACGGCTGTGTCTATGAGGGATCAATTGTTTAACAGGTTGATTTCTATGGGAAGTCAGATGTGGGAGGCGTGGTGA
- a CDS encoding hypothetical protein (BUSCO:7192at5125), whose product MEAEDIPKWDFGQLPKGISPVPGDFIPFFSTTGDTRVDADKISLNFDLRAPMSRTRAAAWDRVPTLSTANGKSRQIMKRVPICNERQQAQPFVTFPQVNFVLPNTRESIAFDELLPRKVRRGSKFVPISSEAAYSGKAMSHAFMLSELMVATTNVANNYMYTSSCTSYEDRRAARNGICQITPLKRRADVLNNEPDVPIMLIPTGGNKLGFYYKVLPMIKRAYSRGMKEVDVATASMTAFTSSLRRSRRNPRQPVAAFGVPDLSDIMDESEPESPTVVREPVLKFESRSPAKRIARLTNPFSKSTPRGNKLAQGFVKLVPGLARGGFSTPVKSRSSPVPQTASPVHDYAVASLQYSPSASDDEDDVAPSKEGSPEPAEDLSFSPARSPGRTFRVPSEFDSSSINGDESTRGPPSTPNKSSPVNYSRPIGPTPSRWNRAEPSTPFTPVPQTATAATPGETDSPIGLYALLPQDTPKAPACTYETLSGTDSIDFGGASAFESSLSWMNTSAQATEQARSQIVNHSRRRRSEPLLIKSVLNQARRRSASPQKLRFKSDDTFQDVISIASLFDLPTPAEDEANVDATTDAVMDEHTTEDPVPVVAVSDSNVHQTDLMDLTTSSETLADQSRAPTEDDANVDATADAAMDEHTTEDPVPVVAVNANTSNFDQMDSTSVDQPATDEQSIVEIDMRDATNVDATNADATNADATNVDAINVDAVMDEHTTEDPVPVLTVNNSNFDQMDSTSVDQSTLHDQPATDEQPTDEQSIVEIDMRENPDIFGTNPSSPPAPIQSLSRMANDACNGLANVVVTEENGRLFVRFKLSAEHAHMFPASQGFEDNDLTFSPSALASTPKTKTGSHPLASTVQFSSSPVPFATPELPPYYDNTLVFGSPPVATTEPTSTQRMTRRQSAMTPLKRATVNAMEAANRTPAPVADVDHSTPRFESTVLTNDDATIIFPWSDVEDSPARSRPHTQPARVTPNVATPKFASPNAGDADETLAVSWSDVEDSPIQSDNQHSAAPADDSPNREFMRNFIKQTRQPTTTEAGSPITPAATRMPLGDRSPNRGTPLMAKRKHEDEDEEDDKPKPKKAKVEATPKGRAARMKSNLTIDMVDFPATQDTESPVPTPADTADPQAVSPPRRSSRLRATGGPKSSLPTPIKLSRAGAGRGSLARKPRSEEQELDRKTRSNTKKNMGDAESPAEVLTRIKDQAEEDSDVGEGSAGGRRVGWKDPLEKIQGSSPKKKATQGKTGVTKPKATRAAKVAEGPKSQRVTRSRARGGA is encoded by the exons ATGGAGGCGGAAGACATCCCCAAGTGGGATTTTGGGCAACTGCCCAAGGGAAT CTCCCCTGTCCCGGGGGATTTCATTCCCTTCTTTTCCACCACCGGGGACACTCGTGTCGACGCCGACAAGAT TTCCCTCAATTTTGATTTGCGTGCTCCCATGTCTCGCACTCGAGCCGCTGCTTGGGATCGTGTCCCGACACTTTCCACTGCAAATGGCAAGAGCCGCCAGATCATGAAGCGAGTTCCCATTTGCAACGAGCGCCAGCAAGCTCAACCTTTTGTGACCTTTCCTCAGGTCAATTTTGTACTCCCAAACACCCGCGAATCCATCGCTTTCGACGAGCTCCTCCCTCGCAAGGTTCGACGTGGTTCCAAGTTTGTGCCCATCTCTAGTGAAGCGGCCTACTCGGGCAAAGCCATGAGCCATGCCTTTATGTTGAGCGAACTCATGGTCGCTACCA CCAATGTCGCAAACAACTACATGTACacttcttcttgcacttcctACGAAGACCGACGAGCTGCCCGCAACGGTATCTGCCAGATCACCCCCCTCAAGCGACGCGCCGATGTCCTGAATAACGAGCCCGACGTTCCTATCATGCTCATCCCTACCGGTGGTAACAAGCTTGGCTTCTACTACAAGGTCCTCCCTATGATCAAACGAGCCTACTCTCGTGGTATGAAGGAAGTCGATGTTGCTACTGCTTCTATGACCGCGTTCACTTCTTCCCTGCGACGAAGCCGCCGAAACCCTCGCCAGCCTGTTGCTGCCTTTGGTGTCCCCGACCTTTCCGATATCATGGACGAATCCGAACCCGAAAGCCCTACCGTCGTTCGTGAGCCTGTCCTCAAGTTTGAGTCCCGTTCGCCCGCCAAGCGTATCGCTAGACTTACAAACCCATTCTCCAAGTCCACTCCTCGTGGCAACAAGCTTGCTCAAGGTTTTGTGAAGCTTGTTCCTGGTCTTGCTCGCGGAGGTTTCTCTACTCCCGTCAAGTCACGATCTTCCCCTGTCCCCCAGACTGCCAGCCCAGTCCACGACTACGCTGTTGCTTCTCTTCAGTACTCTCCCAGCGCatcagatgatgaggacgatgtTGCCCCCTCCAAGGAAGGCTCACCTGAACCTGCCGAAGACCTGTCTTTTTCTCCTGCTCGCAGCCCCGGTCGCACTTTCCGCGTTCCATCCGAGTTTGACTCTTCTTCAATTAATGGTGATGAGAGCACTCGAGGTCCTCCCTCTACCCCCAACAAGTCTTCCCCCGTGAACTACTCGCGTCCTATCGGTCCCACTCCCTCTCGTTGGAACCGAGCCGAGCCTTCTACCCCCTTCACACCCGTGCCCCAGACTGCCACTGCTGCTACACCCGGCGAGACTGACAGCCCTATTGGCCTTTATGCTCTACTTCCCCAAGACACCCCCAAGGCCCCTGCCTGCACCTACGAGACCCTCAGCGGTACTGACTCTATTGACTTTGGCGGAGCATCAGCTTTCGAAAGCTCTCTCTCTTGGATGAACACATCTGCTCAAGCTACCGAACAAGCTCGTTCTCAGATTGTCAACCACTCTCGTCGTCGCCGAAGTGAGCCTCTTCTCATCAAGTCTGTCTTGaaccaagctcgtcgccgATCAGCTTCTCCTCAAAAGCTCCGATTCAAGTCCGACGACACCTTCCAGGATGTTATTTCCATCGCGTCTCTGTTTGATCTTCCTACTCCCGCTGAAGATGAGGCCAATGTCGATGCCACTACCGATGCTGTCATGGACGAGCACACAACAGAAGACCCTGTACCTGTTGTCGCCGTCAGTGACAGTAACGTTCATCAAACTGATCTTATGGACTTGACCACCTCTTCAGAAACGCTTGCTGATCAATCTCGTGCTCCTACTGAAGATGACGCCAATGTCGATGCCACTGCCGATGCTGCTATGGACGAACACACAACAGAAGACCCTGTACCTGTTGTGGCCGTCAACGCCAACACCAGTAACTTCGATCAGATGGACTCTACCTCAGTTGATCAGCCCGCCACCGATGAGCAATCCATCGTCGAGATTGACATGCGCGATGCCACCAATGTCGATGCCACCAACGCCGATGCCACCAACGCCGATGCCACCAATGTCGATGCCATCAATGTCGATGCTGTTATGGACGAACACACAACAGAAGACCCTGTACCTGTTCTGACCGTCAACAACAGTAACTTCGATCAGATGGACTCTACCTCAGTTGATCAATCTACTCTTCATGATCAGCCAGCCACCGACGAGCAACCCACCGACGAGCAATCCATCGTCGAGATTGACATGCGTGAGAACCCGGACATCTTCGGCACCAACCCTTCATCTCCCCCCGCTCCCATTCAGAGCTTGTCTCGCATGGCTAATGATGCTTGCAATGGCCTCGCTAATGTCGTCGTCACTGAGGAGAACGGCAGACTCTTTGTCCGATTTAAGTTGTCGGCCGAGCACGCCCACATGTTCCCAGCCAGCCAGGGTTTCGAGGACAATGATCTTACATTCTCACCTTCAGCGTTGGCGTCTACTCCCAAGACGAAGACCGGCTCTCACCCACTTGCATCTACGGTTCAGTTCAGCTCTTCTCCTGTCCCATTTGCTACACCTGAACTTCCGCCCTATTATGACAACACACTTGTCTTTGGATCACCTCCTGTCGCTACTACTGAGCCCACATCTACACAGAGGATGACACGACGTCAAAGCGCAATGACTCCGTTGAAGAGAGCAACTGTGAATGCTATGGAAGCTGCCAACCGGACGCCTGCTCCGGTCGCAGATGTTGACCATTCGACACCTCGCTTTGAGTCAACTGTTCTCACTAACGATGATGCAACTATCATCTTTCCTTGGTCAGATGTGGAAGACAGTCCTGCGCGATCCAGGCCTCATACCCAGCCTGCTCGTGTCACGCCTAATGTCGCGACACCCAAGTTCGCCAGCCCAAATGCTGGCGATGCTGATGAAACTCTTGCCGTTTCATGGTCAGATGTCGAGGACTCCCCCATCCAGTCTGACAACCAGCACTCCGCTGCTCCTGCCGACGACAGCCCGAACCGCGAATTCATGCGTAACTTCATTAAGCAGACGCGACAGCCCACTACCACAGAGGCTGGCTCTCCCATCACTCCCGCTGCAACACGTATGCCTCTCGGAGACAGAAGCCCTAACAGGGGTACTCCGCTGATGGCCAAGCGCAAGcacgaggatgaggacgaggaagatgacaAGCCTAAGCCCAAGAAGGCGAAGGTTGAGGCCACACCCAAGGGCAGGGCAGCCCGAATGAAGTCGAACCTCACCATCGACATGGTCGACTTCCCGGCGACTCAGGACACAGAGTCGCCGGTTCCCACCCCCGCCGATACCGCCGACCCCCAGGCAGTATCCCCTCCCCGCCGGTCTTCGCGCCTCCGCGCAACCGGTGGGCCCAAGTCCTCGCTTCCCACCCCCATCAAGCTCTCGCGAGCTGGGGCCGGGCGTGGCTCCTTGGCACGGAAGCCACGCTCGGAGGAGCAGGAGTTGGACCGCAAGACGCGGTccaacaccaagaagaaCATGGGTGACGCCGAGTCCCCGGCCGAGGTCCTGACTAGAATCAAGGACCAGGCCGAGGAGGACTCGGACGTCGGAGAGGGATCGGCCGGCGGGCGACGCGTGGGGTGGAAGGACCCCTTGGAGAAGATCCAGGGGTCAAgccccaagaagaaggcgacCCAGGGCAAGACTGGGGTGACAAAGCCCAAGGCGACGCGGGCTGCCAAGGTGGCGGAGGGACCCAAGTCCCAACGCGTGACGCGATCTCGCGCACGTGGCGGGGCTTGA
- a CDS encoding hypothetical protein (BUSCO:28991at5125), which translates to MSPRLKPLLLPQMVEDRRKWEVQQVSPETDLSYVYYTTNSSSSDVASPLTPTFSPAKGHFRMSSSTSSLDLPPQLNESPISPTQSIHTKPPMRSLPDVQEEPLEPEHNIHHDDDDDADRNSLAPSDQFSLYDCLCDDPYEPRNSSEDVMFDGNIVRDYDIDYDMGFLSDGDIPTDERSRKKRSGSESPFAGLTSRIGARFPNMSLWKQNGRRGNPMMSPSTELSLESVVLSGGPSSRSSSMSAPSRPGQDRMLENTGLPTPAVSYYGSTESINLPAPIDIEKAQALVEQSDLERERGMATTPLLPPLMTSPLCGPPPESPLQSPTIAPPSSTTEIASPVPSATQFPRPSLSTRPSVSSFRFGSNSPELPTPLPSILQEYDEWSDSLGHANFTITPQPYQPETVNMETLQQLRKDWDTARCNYTKHLVRTGENYGETSKIYGLTEAKWTEIEKRWRTTHDGLMAQIVEATSSAPSSTSGSRSRSRGRGRARANSGGSNLGRPPPLDDVFAGMQWKRLEDGLPSAIPRLVDADGKFPARGDEDIVGPMQRDEVMLRTHSEERKSARFWKNLAGKVGLRK; encoded by the exons ATGTCCCCCAGACTCAAGCCGCTGCTGCTTCCGCAGATGGTGGAGGATCGACGCAAGTGGGAGGTACAACAAGTTAGCCCCGAGACAGACCTCTCTTACGTCTACTACACAACAaattcatcttcatctgatGTTGCTTCACCACTTACTCCGACTTTTTCTCCTGCCAAGGGTCACTTTCGAATGTCGAGTTCAACATCTTCTCTCGATCTCCCACCGCAATTGAACGAAAGCCCCATCTCACCTACGCAATCGATCCACACAAAACCTCCAATGCGATCATTGCCCGATGTCCAAGAAGAGCCTTTGGAACCTGAACACAACATTCaccacgacgacgacgacgacgccGACCGTAATAGCCTTGCTCCTTCAGACCAGTTTAGTCTCTATGACTGTTTGT GCGACGACCCATATGAGCCCCGAAATAGTTCCGAGGATGTCATGTTTGACGGCAACATTGTTCGCGACTACGATATCGACTACGACATGGGTTTCCTGAGCGACGGTGACATTCCTACCGATGAGCGCTCCCGCAAAAAGAGATCAGGTAGCGAGTCACCCTTTGCCGGCCTCACGTCACGCATTGGTGCCCGCTTTCCCAACATGTCGCTTTGGAAACAAAACGGCCGCCGAGGCAACCCCATGATGTCGCCCAGCACCGAACTTAGCTTGGAGAGTGTTGTTCTTTCTGGAGGTCCCTCTAGTCGATCGTCATCCATGTCAGCACCCAGCCGACCCGGTCAGGATCGCATGTTGGAAAACACTGGACTACCTACTCCTGCAGTATCTTACTACGGAAGCACCGAGAGTATTAACCTACCTGCGCCTATTGATATTGAAAAGGCGCAAGCTCTTGTCGAGCAGTCCGACCTTGAACGAGAGCGAGGCATGGCCACAACACCTCTATTACCTCCATTAATGACCAGCCCTCTCTGTGGACCCCCACCAGAGTCTCCTCTCCAATCACCTACCATCGCACCACCTTCTTCCACCACCGAGATCGCTTCGCCAGTCCCCTCTGCGACACAATTCCCACGACCATCCCTAAGCACGAGACCTTCAGTATCATCCTTCCGCTTTGGCTCCAACAGCCCCGAGCTTCCAACCCCTCTCCCCTCGATCCTGCAAGAGTACGACGAGTGGTCCGATAGTCTTGGTCACGCCAACTTTACCATTACTCCGCAGCCTTATCAACCCGAGACTGTAAACATGGAAACCCTCCAGCAGCTGCGCAAGGATTGGGATACCGCACGATGCAACTACACCAAGCACCTTGTGCGCACAGGAGAGAACTATGGCGAGACGAGCAAGATTTACGGTCTGACGGAAGCCAAATGGACCGAAATCGAGAAGCGTTGGAGGACAACTCACGATGGACTCATGGCCCAGATCGTGGAAGCCACCAGCTCTGCTCCCAGTTCAACAAGTGGTTCACGAAGCCGAAGCCGTGGTCGCGGACGAGCACGAGCCAACAGCGGAGGTTCCAACCTTGGTCGACCCCCACCTCTGGACGATGTCTTTGCTGGTATGCAATGGAAGCGCCTCGAGGATGGACTTCCCAGCGCAATTCCCCGGCTGGTGGATGCGGATGGCAAGTTCCCCGCCCGAGGCGACGAGGACATTGTAGGACCTATGCAACGGGACGAGGTGATGCTACGGACGCACAGCGAGGAGCGCAAGAGTGCACGATTCTGGAAGAACCTAGCAGGCAAGGTTGGCCTGCGAAAGTaa
- a CDS encoding hypothetical protein (BUSCO:51080at5125), whose product MNRLFGSKPTGPKPTLNGAINNLDTRISSLDTKLKALNAELGAYQEKLSRMRDGPGKQAMKQKALKVLQRRKAYEAEKDKLESQVWNMEQASNMQDNLKNVMTQVDAMKTTNKELKKQYGKIDIDKIERLQDEMADLMDVGNEIQESLARSYDIPDDVEEDELDAELEALGMEVEMEHEMGGAVPGFLQDEVVPDFVDEPPQTEDKVKQVAG is encoded by the coding sequence atgaaccgcctcttCGGCTCAAAGCCCACGGGCCCCAAACCCACCCTCAACGGTGCCATAAACAACCTCGACACCCGCATCTCCTCTCTCGACACCAAACTCAAAGCCCTCAACGCCGAACTAGGCGCATACCAAGAAAAGCTGTCCCGCATGCGCGACGGACCCGGCAAACAAGCGATGAAACAAAAAGCGCTCAAAGTTCTCCAGCGCCGTAAAGCGTACGAGGCCGAAAAGGATAAACTCGAGAGTCAGGTGTGGAACATGGAGCAGGCTAGCAACATGCAGGACAACCTCAAGAACGTGATGACGCAGGTTGACGCTATGAAGACCACCAATAAGGAACTCAAGAAGCAGTATGGAAAGATTGATATTGACAAGATTGAACGGCTGCAGGATGAGATGGCGGATTTGATGGATGTGGGGAATGAGATTCAGGAGAGTTTGGCGAGGAGTTATGATAttcctgatgatgttgaggaagACGAGTTGGATGCTGAGTTGGAGGCTTTGGGGATGGAGGTTGAGATGGAGCATGAGATGGGTGGTGCTGTGCCGGGTTTCTTGCAAGATGAAGTTGTGCCCGATTTTGTTGACGAGCCGCCTCAGACTGAGGACAAGGTGAAGCAAGTTGCTGGTTAA
- a CDS encoding hypothetical protein (SECRETED:SignalP(1-18)): protein MRFTLLCSIALGANTAIASVCKPRQSSESSVVSAETTTTASQLSSPTSTELETTGDTTATTIATSDVTVASTTEAYTSVATSTSEDETTAESSTTDLSSSIETTTLSETTTTAASSLETFQIIAPGHNFQDEHLVGFKMTYRSMGFDIDPNAATLTFSIEPETYFVREVDGLYWCIEYSSLYSPGYVGLCDKNDLGNGRWGLLTCEKKDDDGLECSVPAATCGFDMNTGKIVCSDLEGDYTQFYYVGTGFGNGVALALGSRVHPPSSDYYTEVDLEVNSPR from the exons ATGCGCTTCACTCTTTTATGTTCAATCGCCCTTGGGGCTAATACTGCCATTGCGAGTGTCTGCAAACCTCGTCAGTCGAGTGAGTCTA GTGTTGTGTCTGCGGAGACTACGACAACTGCTTCTCAGCTCAGCTCTCCTACAAGCACAGAGCTCGAGACAACTGGTGATACAACTGCTACAACCATCGCCACTTCAGACGTAACAGTCGCAAGTACTACAGAGGCTTACACGAGTGTCGCGACGTCAACTTCCGAGGACGAGACCACCGCCGAGTCATCAACAACAGACCTGTCATCCTCCATCGAAACAACAACCCTCTCCGAAACAACCACAACCGCCGCTTCCTCCCTCGAAACATTCCAAATCATCGCCCCAGGCCACAACTTTCAAGATGAACACCTCGTCGGCTTCAAGATGACGTACCGATCAATGGGTTTCGACATTGACCCCAACGCCGCGACCCTCACATTCTCCATCGAACCAGAAACATATTTCGTCCGTGAAGTAGACGGGCTATACTGGTGTATAGAATACAGCTCGCTTTACTCACCAGGCTACGTTGGACTCTGTGACAAAAATGATCTAGGCAACGGGCGCTGGGGCTTGCTCACTtgcgagaagaaggatgatgaCGGTCTTGAGTGTTCTGTGCCGGCTGCGACGTGCGGGTTTGATATGAATACGGGAAAGATCGTGTGTAGTGATTTGGAGGGCGATTACACGCAGTTTTACTATGTGGGTACTGGGTTTGGGAATGGTGTTGCTCTTGCTTTGGGTTCGAGGGTTCATCCTCCTTCGTCAGACTACTACACGGAGGTTGATCTTGAGGTTAACTCGCCGCGCTGA